DNA from Chloroflexota bacterium:
GAAACCCTTAGGCGTCGACGCCAATGGCTACGACTTCGGCACAGACATGCTCGCCGCCACCGAACAGGGAAGCTGGGTGAGCTATGTCTATGAAAATCCGGCCAGAGACAACCTGCTCGAGACGAAGCACGCGTGGGTAGTCAAACATGACGGCTTGATCTTCGCCTCCGGCTGGTATCAAGTCGACCGCTACGACGCCCCGCCGCAGCAGCGACCGCCGACCGATCCGAATAAGGTGATTGCACAGCTTGCGCATTGAAGTGGACGAACGTCCGATTGCGAATACAGCTCTCTTTGACACATCCTTCGCTATCGCATTCGAGCAGTCGGCATAGGCTGTCACGGCGGGGGTTGAATCCCCGCTCCGGGCAAAGGATTATGGAGAGCGGAGAGTGAGCAGCCGCTCAAGGCCAGGGTTGCTAATGAATGCGTAGCTACCTAGGCGAGTCCACACCCAGGCGAAATGCAAGTGACAGAATTGGGGTTCCCTCCCACCTAAAACGAACTGGCCAAGCGCGAATTGGAGTTAATGCAATGGCCGGCAAGTCGTCCAGTGAGCCCAAGAAAGCCGCCAAGAAGTCGTTACCCAGGTCCGCTGACGGCAAGGTAGTCCTGCTTTCCGGCGGCAATCCGCAAATCGCCAAGGCCGACGGTGACGCCCCCGTGCAGAAGTACATTGCGTATATGCCGGGCTGGAAGAGCGACCTGGGTCGTCGCCTCGACTCGGTCATCGAACGCGAGGTGCCGAACGTGCAAAAGTGCGTGCGCTGGAACTCGCCCTTCTATGGCGTGGAGGGCATGGGCTGGTTTCTGAATGTCCACGTCTTTACCCGCTACGTAAAGGTGACCTTCTTTCAAGGCGCGGCGTTGCGGCCCCTGCCGCCGGGCTCGGGCAAAGACCCGGACGCGCGCTGGATCGACATCTACGAGGATGCTTTCGACGAGGAACAGTTTGCGGAGTGGGTGCGACAGGCGGCAGTGATTCCCGGCTGGGACCTGCGGTGAAGTTCATAGGACTTCTCGGGGTATTTGATAGCGGAGTTGCGCCAGCGAATAGGTGATTGCGTAGCTTGAGAAGCAATGAGGATGGCAACTCCGCTCGCTCGCCGACGACAAGACGAGCAAGTTGCGTGGCCGAAGTTCCGCTGACTGCAGGATACGGGTGAGGAGTCCTATGGAAGACGCCATTGTCAAAGCGCTCAAAGAGCACCGTAGCGCTCACCGCAAGCCTGATACCGAAGAGTTGCCGCAAGATGTGGCCGACCTAATCGACTCTGACCCTTTCGCTTTCCTCGTTGGGTGCGTATTCCAACGCGGAATACCTTGGCGTAGAGCGTGGGAAATCCCATACCACATCAATCAACAGGGTATGCTTGAATCAGCTAGACTTTCCTCGGCCACAAACGGTGAAATAGAGTCCCTCTTCAAAAGCCTCCCCGTGGGGCCCAGATATCCCAACAAAAGCGTGCGCACGTTGAGAGAGACCGCCGCCCTGGTTGAGGAGTTTGGCGGGATTGCCTCCGCCATCTGGACGGACACTACTCCGTGCGTTGTCCGACAACGACTCCAAGGAATCTATGGTGTGGGACCAGGCCTTGCCGCTATGGTAGTGCTACTGCTCCGCGACCAGTATGGTTTCTTTCGAGGGCAGGAACACGAGATTGACATCAAACCCGATGTTCACGTCCTGCGCGTGTTGAATCGCAGCGGACTGATCGAGAGCGAAGATGAGGGCCTCGCGATATGCGCCACGCGGCGCCTCGCCCCGCATTACCCAGCGGAGCTTGATTGGCCGTCTTGGGATATTGGCCAGCGGTGGTGCCATAGGACGAATCCCGACTGCGTCAATTGTCCGCTCACCGGCGTCTGTCCCCGGCTTATCTGAAGTAAGGACCGAAAAGCCGCATTTAATGCTTCGAGGTTCCTTTACGCAACCTCTTCCACTCTGTATGGGAAAATCGAAATGAGGAGTGGAAGACATTTAGAGGGTCAGAAATAGATCAATTGAGCCCGGCCACTCTGAAATCCGGCTTGCGCCGGAATGACGGATTGTGCGAAAGTCTCCGCAGGGACTACGAATCTCAATGCTACTCCCGCTGGAGAAGTGCACTCTTGGCAGTGAAGTCAGAAACAACCACGACCTTTCAACCGTTTCGCGACCAGCTTGAAACGGCGTTCGATCAGTTTGCGCAGCGGCCGGCGCTGACGTATCAGGACGCGACGTGGACGTATGCCGAGCTGGACGCGCGCACCCGCGCGGCGGCGCTGTACCTGCAAAAGCAGGGCCTGCGGTCGGGCCAGCGGGTGATCCTCTACACGGCGGACAAGCGCGCGCTGCTGCTGGCGCACCTGGGCGCGATCCGGGCGGGCGGTGTCTCGCTGCCGCTGAATTCAAAGTTTACGCCGCGCGAAATGGCGTACTACGCCCGGGATAGCGGTGCGGTGCTCGCGGTGGGCGGTGACGCCGAATTGCCGGTGCTGCAGGCGCTGGTGGACGATGCGGAGACCGCGCTCAAAGGCGTGCTGCAT
Protein-coding regions in this window:
- a CDS encoding DUF1801 domain-containing protein, with the translated sequence MAGKSSSEPKKAAKKSLPRSADGKVVLLSGGNPQIAKADGDAPVQKYIAYMPGWKSDLGRRLDSVIEREVPNVQKCVRWNSPFYGVEGMGWFLNVHVFTRYVKVTFFQGAALRPLPPGSGKDPDARWIDIYEDAFDEEQFAEWVRQAAVIPGWDLR